TCAATCGAAGGCAGATTCAATACGTTTCGGGGGAAAATTGACGGCAAGGAAGTTTCCGGAAACGATATAAAACAAATTTTAACGACATCAACAAACATGAATCAGCGGAAAAAAGCATGGGAAGCGTCGAAACAAGTCGCTCAAGTTGTTGAATCCGACATGTTGAAGTTGGTACATCTTCGGAATGAAGCCGCCCAGCAAATGGGATATAAAAATTTCTACGAAATGAGCCTGCTGTCCGATGAACAAGAACCCGCTGAGATAACCAGAATATTTGACGAACTCGAAGTCGCGACTCGCGAGCCATTTATTAAAGCAAAGTCTGAAATGGATGCCATTCTTGCCAAACGGTTAAAAATTAAGCCGGAAAATTTGATGCCTTGGGATTATGCCGATCCGTTTTTTCAGGAAGTTCCGCAGTTATCGGATGTCAATCTCGATAAATACTATGAAAAACAGGATGTCGTTAAATTAGTGGAAAAATTCTATCAGGGAATCGGACTTCCAGTCGATAAGATTCTCGCAAAATCCGACCTGTATGAACGTCCCAACAAATATCCGCATGCCTTTTGTACGGATATCGATCGGCTTGGAGATGTTCGTATCATGGTAAACGTCCGGAACAATACCGATTGGACTGGAACTGTTTTGCACGAACTCGGACATGCGGTTTATAGCTATAATGTCGATTCCAGCCTTCCGTACATATTGAGGAGCGAAGCGCATACGTTCACGACGGAAGCGGTTGCCATGTTCTTCGAAAGGCTATCCCGAAACCCGGAATGGATTCAGGAAATGACCGGAATTTCAGACGAGGAAAAAGCAAAAATCACTGATCTGACAGCTCAAACGCTGAGATATGAGAGTTTAATTTTCGCACGCTGGTCTTTGGTTGTGTACAATTTTGAGAAGAATATGTATGAAAATCCGGATCAGGATTTAAATAAACTCTGGTGGGATTTGGTGGAAAAATATCAGATGTTAAAACGACCAGAAAACCGAAATCTGCCCGATTATGCTTCAAAGATTCATATTTGTTCGTATCCGGTTTATTATCATAATTACCAATTGGGTGGACTACTGGTTGCGCAATTTCTGAACACAATCGCAAAATCCCAGAACGTCGCTTCGTTTAAAGATATTCAATTTGCCAATAATCCAGCGATTGGCGACTATTTCAAGACGA
This portion of the Candidatus Marinimicrobia bacterium CG08_land_8_20_14_0_20_45_22 genome encodes:
- a CDS encoding peptidase M3, yielding MKKLTIVVLAALMLISCGKQNNEEAAQAFIDTLTTVIAPLYNEAALASWNASATGKMEEYDRSAQINMEITKVFSDKANFEKIKKFHQEGVKDTLLSRQLDVFYNEYVTNQADTALLNQITRLAASIEGRFNTFRGKIDGKEVSGNDIKQILTTSTNMNQRKKAWEASKQVAQVVESDMLKLVHLRNEAAQQMGYKNFYEMSLLSDEQEPAEITRIFDELEVATREPFIKAKSEMDAILAKRLKIKPENLMPWDYADPFFQEVPQLSDVNLDKYYEKQDVVKLVEKFYQGIGLPVDKILAKSDLYERPNKYPHAFCTDIDRLGDVRIMVNVRNNTDWTGTVLHELGHAVYSYNVDSSLPYILRSEAHTFTTEAVAMFFERLSRNPEWIQEMTGISDEEKAKITDLTAQTLRYESLIFARWSLVVYNFEKNMYENPDQDLNKLWWDLVEKYQMLKRPENRNLPDYASKIHICSYPVYYHNYQLGGLLVAQFLNTIAKSQNVASFKDIQFANNPAIGDYFKTKVFFPGRKYPWEKMVIGATGEKLTAKYFVEML